Part of the Terrisporobacter glycolicus ATCC 14880 = DSM 1288 genome is shown below.
CAAATGAAGCTTGAATAAGAAAGTTTTTGCCTAAATGTTTAAAGCCTAATAATAGGAATGGAATATTTATTACTATAATAAAAATACTTAATTTTATTTTTGTTAAGAAGCTTAGTATTATAGAAATACCTGTAATTCCACCATCAATAATGCGATTTGGAATCAGAAATACTTCTAATGCTAATGCTGCTAACAAAATCCCTATAGCAATAAAAAGATAGGAAAGAACAGTGATTACCCACGAATTATATTCTTTGTTTTTAAACATGTACTCACCACTCTTAAAATATAATTATTTATTTAGTAAATTATATTCCAATACCTATATTTTTTAGAAGTTATTTAATCTCTTCATAACCTATAGCATCATTTTTAATAATATTAATTATGGTTTCTTTTGCTTTTACCATATCTTCTCCTGAAATATATTCGTAAATACCGTGAAAATTTACCCCTCCAGTGAATATATTAGGTGTTGGAAGTCCCATATATGATAGCTTTGCACCATCGGTTCCACCTCTTATAGGAACTATTTTAGGTGTTATCCCTGCTTCTATCATAGATTTCTTAGCCAACTCTACAACATGCATAACTGGTTCTATTACCTTTTTCATATTGTAATATTCATCTTTAACTTCTACTTTTATTACTTCTTTTTTATATTTTTCACTAATTCTACCACCAATATTTTTTAATAAATCTTTTCTTCTTTGAAAATTACCTAAATCAAAATCTCTAATTATATATTTTAATGTGGCACTTTCTATGCCACCCTTAAAATCTGTAATCATATAAAAACCATCATATCCATCTGTTTTTTCAGGAACTTCATCCTCAGGTATTAATGAGTGAAATTCCATAGCTACAGTAATTGCATTTATTAGAACATCCTTAGCTGAACCAGGATGCACACTTTTACCTGTAATATTAACTATAGCACCTGCAGCATTAAAATTTTCATATTCTAGCTCTCCTAAATGACCTCCGTCTATTGTATATGCAAAGTGAGCATTGAATTTTTTCACATCAAACAAGTCCGCACCTCTGCCAACTTCTTCATCAGGAGTAAATCCTATAGCAATTGGACCGTGTTCAATTTCCTTATGCTCAATTATGTATTTTATTGCCTCTATAATTTCTGCTATTCCTGCTTTATCGTCAGCACCAAGCAAAGTAGTTCCATCTGAAGTAATTAATGTTTTTCCTATCTGATCTTTTAAATATGGAAACTCTTTCATTGATAAAACAATATTTTTTTCCTTATTTAATATAAGGTCCTCTCCATTATAGTTTGGATGAATTTGTGGTTTCACATTTTCTCCACAAGCTGCTGGTGCAGTATCCATATGAGAAATAAATCCTATGGTATTACACATTTTATCTGTATTTGATGATATAAATCCATATACATAACCATTATCATCCATATAGGCATTCTCCACACCTATTTTCTTTAGATCTTCTACTAAAATTTTTCCAAGATTTTTTTGTCTTTCTGTGCTTGGTGTAGTAGCTGAATCTTCATCGCTTGTTGTATATATCTTTGTATATTTTATAAAACGATTAATTAAATTCTCCATTATAAACCTCCTCTTAATCATTAACTCTTCATATTTATTATTTGTAATAATTTCATTTTTTAACACAAAAAAAGTTGCTATAAATTTATAGCAACTTCTTTTTTTTACACACTAGGTGTATGTAATATAGACTCATAACTTCTCATAAGATTTTCAAAAGATCTATGATCTGACTTATATCCTATACCTTCTCTTTTTTGATTCTCATCTACTAACTTGTATTGTTCACAAGCTTTTCTTATTTTTTCTTTATCTTCTTTTTTCACTGCTTTATAAAATATTCTTTCACTTTCTGGAATGTCTTTTTTATACTCCGGCTTCACAAAATATTTTACATCTTTTATATTCCCTGAATTATATAAAGATTGAATAACTGCTCCATTTTTAAGATGTTGCAAATGCCAGTCTAACTTGTAAGTATGCGCTACATGTGTTACACTTTTTAATTCTTTTTCAAATTTCAAAGCAATTTGTTCCATTTGTTCAAAACTTGTAGTTCCAGTTTTATTTGTTCTTGGTAATAAAACCACATTCTCTCTTTTAACTCCTAATGCATTAACTGCTGCAAGAAACTCTCTTTCTCTATATTCATACTTTTCCATTTGACTCATTTTGTCAAACATCTTTTCTTTACCAAATATTTTTATTCCTGTTCCATAAGATACTTGTACCACGTAAACATGATCTGCTCCTACTTCATTTATAGCCTCTATAATTGCTGCTGATGCCCAAAGTGTTTCATCATCTTGATGTTGAGCATAAAAAACTACATTATCTTTAAATTTTGTATCTCCATAACTTTCTTCATTTTCAAATCCTGTTATAAATAATGGCAACATTAATAATACTACTATTCCTATTGCTAACTTCATCTTATTTTTAATCATCATATTTATCTCCTTCTCCCTCAAGTCCTAAATTTATTATACATGTTATAAATTACTAAATGATTACATGACAATAACAATTTTATTACAATTGCGTAATATTTTGTAGAAATCGTTATGAATTTGTAATATTTAATACTTTCTTTTGGTATAATTGATTTGGCTATTCCAATTTTTAGCAATGTATTTGTTTAAATCTTTGTGAAATATGGGGTTGCAGTATGACAACTGGAAATTTTTATAAGGGAGTGTAATTTATGAATGAAAATATTTTAGTAGTTGACGATGAAAAAGAAATAGTCGACGCTATTGAATTTTACTTAAAACCTGAGGGGTATAATGTTATAAAAGCATACGATGGCTTACAAGCGCTTGAAATGATTATAGAAAATGACATTAAGCTTATCATTATGGATGTAATGATGCCAAATATGGATGGTCTTAAAACTACCATGAAAATAAGGGAGGATAAAAATATACCAATTATTTTATTATCTGCAAAATCCGAAGATATGGATAAAATTTTAGGACTAAATATGGGAGCTGATGATTATATAACTAAACCCTTTAATCCATTAGAACTAACTGCAAGGGTTCGTTCTCATCTCAGAAGATATATAAATTTTGGGAATATATCTGATGCAAGTTTATCTTCTACAGTAGAAGATAAGATTATAATTTTAAAAAGTGGGGGATTAGAATTAAATCAAGAAACAAAAGCTGTAACTCTAGATGGAGATAGTATAAAGATTACACCTATTGAGTATAAAATTTTAGAATTACTTCTTTCTAATCAAGGAAGAGTCTTCTCATCTCATGAGCTATATGAAAGAGTTTGGGAAGAAGAGGCTTATAATTGTGAAAAAACTGTAGCAGTTCATATTAGAAGAATTCGCCAAAAAATCGAAATAGATTCAAAAAATCCAAAATACTTAAAGGTGGTGTGGGGAATTGGCTATAAAATTGAAAAATTACGCTAAAAATCTAGGCGCTAATAATTCCTCTGTAAAAATATATTCTTTATTCTTTATGTTTTTATCTTTATCTATTTTTGTAGAAACAGTAGGATTTATTTCTAGAGATCCAAGTTTTCCCGACTATTTTACAAGTGTAATTTACCATGACAGTTGGTTTCCTTATACTTTTGTAAGACAATTTATTTTATTTGGATCCAGCGACTACTACTATGACAGTATATATATGTTTTGGGCATATACATCTGTGTGTATTGTTTCTTTTATTTTAGCTTTTATGTCATTTTGTTTTTATAAAAAAAATATCAAAACTACAACTTTTTTTGATAGCTTTATAAAATACCTAAATAATAAACTTCCTCTAGAGCTAGTTTTACTATTAGTTTTTATATCTATTCAAATTGCTAGATATGGAATGTACAGGCAATTATATATGTACGATAAATTCCTATTCTACGATATTGCAGCCTTATACATAATATATTTTGCAATAAATTATGTTATTTATAATAAAGGAAATTTATCTAATAAACTATATACATCACCTTTTATAAAAATTCTAATAAATAAACATAATAGAAAATCACTAAACAAAAAACTTGCCTATGCTTTTTGCTTTGAATTAATACTTCAATGCATATTATTATTTATTTTATTTGCCACCTTTGACTATAATTTTATGCTTATTTTTATATTTTATATTTTCGTAACCTTAGTATCTTATATTTTTATATTTAAATTAATCTATAAAAAATTTGATTATATCGAATACATTTCAAAGGAAGTTGAGTATATAAAAAACGGCAATATTGATTGTAAATTACAAATTAGAGGAAATGATAAAATTGCTCTTCTTGCAGAAAATATTAACAATATGAATGAAGGACTTACGAAGGCCGTAGATAATGCAATAAAAAGTGAAAAAATGAAGACGGAATTAATAACCAATGTATCCCATGATTTAAAAACACCTTTAACATCTATAATCAATTATGTAGACATGTTAAAAGGTGATATTGTAGACGATGATACAAAAAAATCTTATTTATCTATTTTAGATAAAAAATCCAAGAGACTTAAAATTTTAGTTGAAGAAATTTTTGAAGCTGCAAAACTTAGTAGTGGTGAAATGGAATTCAACATAGAAAAAACTGATATTAAGGAACTTTTAATACAAAGTATTGTTGAGCTAGAAGATAAAATTAAAGAAAGTAGATTGGATTTTATTGTAGATACACCAGATAAGCCTATATTCACTATGGTAGATGGTAAAAGAACTTTTAGAGCTTTTGATAATCTAATTACAAATATAACAAAATACTCTACTCCTAACACTAGAGTTTATATAGATTTATTTGTTGAAAATAATACTATATCTATAGTTTTCAAAAACATTTCAAATTATAGGTTAAATTTAAGTCCAGATGAATTTTTAGAAAGATTTAAACGTGGAGATTCTTCTAGAAACACTGAAGGTTCAGGCCTTGGTCTGTCTATTACTCAAAGTATTCTAAATACACAAAATGGTACTATGGATTTAGACATAGACGGAGATTTATTTAAGGTAATTTTACAATTTGAAACATGCTAATAAAATTTTATATTACTAAATACATAAAATGAACTTTCTAAAAATAATAATATGGCTCAATAAAATTAAGGGATGAACTTACATAAAATTCATCCCTTTTTATCCTTCAAGTACATGAAAAACTAAATATTCTTAAACACTAGGTGTGTGTAATATAGAATCATAATTATCCATAAGCCTTTCAAATGATTTATTATCTGACTTATATCCTATACCTTCTCTTTTTTTATCCTTATCTACTATCTTATATTGTTCACAAGCTTTTCTTATTTTTTCTTTATCTTCTTTTTTTATAGCCTTATAGAATATCCTTTCACTTTTAGGAATTTCATCTTTATATTCTGGCTTAACAAAATATTTCACATCTTTTATTTTTTTTGCATTATATAAAGATTGAATAACTGCCCCATTTTTTAAATGTTGTAAGTGCCAGTCTAATTTATAAGTATGAGCAACATGAGTTACACTTTTTAATTCATTTTCAAATTTTAAAGCAGTTTGTTCCATTAACTCAAAACTTGTAGATCCTGTATTATTTAATCTTGGTAATAAAACTACATTTTCTCTTTTTACTCCCAATTCCTTAACAGCTGCAAGAAACTCTCTTTCTCTATATTTATATCTTTCCATTTGATCCATATTATCAAACATATTTTCTTTATCAAATATTTTTATTCCTGTTCCATAAGATACTTGTACAACATAAACATGATCTGCTCCTACTTCATTTATAGCTTCTATGATTGCAGCTGATGCCCAAAGTGTTTCATCATCTTGATGTTGAGAATAAAATACCACATTATCCTTAAATTTTGTGTTTCCGTAATTTTCTTCATTTTCAAATCCAGTTATAAATAATGTTATGATTGATAATGCTACTATACTTATTGCAAATTTAATTGTATTCTTAGTCATAATATTCACTCCTTCTACCTCATCTGTTAATCTCATTGTACATGTCATAAATTACCAAACAATTACACAGAAATAACAATTCTATTACAATTAAATAATGATACGCATAAATCTTTATAAATTTGTAATAATTAAGAACTATTTTTGATATCTTCTTTTGATATAATTGACTTTGCTAGGAAAGCTATATAAAGGAGGGTATTTATGAATAAAAATATTTTAGTAGTTGATGACGAAAAAGAAATAGTTGACGCTATTGAGTTTTACTTAAAACCTGAGGGATATAATATTTTAAAAGCATATGATGGATTACAAGCTCTTGAAATGATTATAGAAAATGATGTTAAACTTATTATTATGGATGTAATGATGCCAAATATGGACGGTCTTAAGACTACTATGAAAATAAGAGAAGATAAAAATATACCAATTATTTTATTATCTGCAAAATCTGAAGATATGGATAAAATTTTAGGACTAAATATGGGTGCTGATGATTATATGACTAAGCCTTTTAATCCACTAGAACTAACTGCAAGAGTTCGTTCTCATCTTCGAAGATATATAAATCTAGGCCATATACCTAATATAAATTTATCTCCTAATATAGAAAATAAAATGATGATTTTAAGAAGTGGTGGACTAGAATTAAACCAAGAAACAAAATCTGTAACTCTAGATGGTGATGAAGTAAAGATTACACCTATTGAGTATAAAATTTTAGAACTACTTCTTTCTAATCAAGGAAGGGTATTTTCTTCCCATGAGTTATATGAAAGAGTTTGGGAAGAAGATGCTTACAATTGTGAAAAAACTGTAGCAGTTCATATTAGAAGAATTCGCCAAAAAATCGAAATAGATTCAAAAAATCCAAAATATTTAAAGGTGGTGTGGGGAATTGGCTATAAAATTGAAAAAATTAAATAAAGACTTTGGCTCTGTAAATCCTTATATAAAGGTTTCTTCTATTTTATTAATGATTTTATTTATTTCTCTATTTTTTAATACTATATTATTTATATTTAGAGATAATTTTTATCTTTTTAAAAGTATTATTAATAATTATGGTTGGTACGATTCCACAGGCGTTAGAAGATTTATTTTATTTGGACCAGATATTTATTATATGGACAACAGAGTAGTGGCTTTGGCAATATCAGCTATTTGTATAGTTTCATTAATTGCTACTTTTATAAGTTTTAAATTATATAAAAAAAATATTAAAACGAAAACTTTTTTTAGCAAATATATTACATTTTTATATGAAAAGCTTACTATAGAAGTACCTTTGTTATTTGTTATTATATCTACCTTCTTAAGTGTAAATAATACAGAAAGACAAATATATGTATATGATAGCTTTGTAATTTATGATGCTATTTGCTTTTTATTCTTATTATTTTTAATCAATTATATTATTTATAACAAAAACAATTTGCTTAACAAAGCATACTTATCTCCATTTATAAAAGCTTTATTTAACAAAAACTATAAAAAAACAATAAATAGGAAATTAGCTTATTCTTTATGCCTTGGGCTACTAGTAGAAACTATATTTTTAATAATAATATTTAATCCTATCTCTGGTGGTTTTATATATTCATACAAATTTGTATTATTTATAGATCTTGTAACTTTTGTACTTTGCATCTATTTATTCAGAATAACTTGTGAAAAGTTTGATTATGTAGATTATATATCAAAAGAAGTAGAATCTATTAAAGAAGGCTCTCTAGATTATAAGCTAAATATTAAAGGCAATGATCAAATTGCCACTCTTGCTAATAATATAAACAATATGAGTGAAGGTTTGGGAAAAGCAGTAGATAACGCCATAAAAAGTGAAAAAATGAAAACAGAATTAATAGCAAATGTATCTCATGATTTAAAAACACCTTTAACATCCATAATCAATTATGTAGATATGTTAAAAAGTGAAAATATAGATGATGATACTAAAAAAGCTTATTTATCTATTTTAGATAAAAAATCTAAAAGACTTAAAACTTTAGTGGAAGAAATTTTTGAAGCTGCAAAACTTAGTAGCGGTGAAATGGAATTTAATATTGAAAAAACTGATATTAAAGAGCTTTTAATACAAAGTGTCGTAGAACTGGATGATAAAATTCAAGAAAGTAGACTAGATTTTATTGTTGAAACTCCAGAAAAGCCTATATTTGCTATGATTGATGGTAAAAGAACTTTCAGAGCTTTTGAAAACCTAATTGCAAATATAACAAAATACTCTGCTCCTAATAGTAGAGTTTATATAGATTTATTTGTTGAAAATAATGCTATATCAATAATATTTAAAAATATGTCAAATTATAGATTAAATTTAAGTCCTGATGAATTTTTAGAAAGATTCAGACGTGGAGATTCTTCTAGAAATACTGAAGGTTCAGGCCTTGGTCTTTCTATTACTCAAAGTATCGTTAATACGCAAAATGGAACTATGGATTTAAATATAGATGGTGATTTATTTAAAGTGATTTTACAATTTGAAACATGTGAATAAAAAATATATAAAAAACAAAGTAGTAAATACTTTGTTTTTTTATATATTTAATAGCTTTTCTGATAATTTTATAAATCTTTCATCATTTGAAGAGTTATAAATTGTAACTCTTCCCTCTTCATTATCATCTCTTAATTCATCTTTTTCTCTTAAAACTTCTTTTAAATGATTTGTAGTTCCTAAATTTCCATCAATTATATTTATATTATGATTTAATATTTTTTCCATATAATCTCTATAGAATACAAAGTGTGTACATCCTAAAACAACGCTATTAATCTTACTCATATTTAAGTCTTTATAATACGTTTTAAGTTGATTTTCAACAACTTCTTCATTATCTAATAAATCATTCTCAACTATATTTACAAGTTCTGGACATGGCATTTTTATTACAGTATTATCATCACTATATTTTGCCATTAAGTCATTAAATTTAGTTTCTTTTAATGTAAGTGGCGTTGCCATTACTACTATAGTATTGTTAACTTTTCCATCAGCAGCAACTTTTAGTGCTGGTTCCATTCCTATGATTGGTAAGTCAGAATATTTTTCTCTAAGTATATTAGCTGCTGCAGAAGTTGCTGTATTACAAGCTATAACAATAGCCTTTACACCTTTACTTAAAAAAAACTCTATAATATCCACACATCTTTCAGTTATTTCTTCTTTTGTTTTTATTCCATATGGAGCATTTGCTGAATCACCATAATATAAAAATTTCTCATTTGGCATAGTTTTAACTAATTCTTTTAATACACTCACTCCACCTAAGCCTGAATCAAAAACACCTATCGCTTTATCTTTATTATTCATTACTTTAACCTCCAATACTAGCTCTTTATATATAAACATTTCAACTTATTTCTTATTCTAAATTTTAAATAAAACCTTTGTAATCATATTGTTTGCTCTTTTTATTATAAAATATCTTTTTTATTAATACAAAGAAAAATTTCTAACCCTACAATTCAGGTTGCATCTATGTATGATATTTTTTGCAAAAAATACGAAGAACCAATTTACATTTATTACCAAAGTTGTTATTATATTATTATAACAATCATAAAATTAAAAAAGTGAGTATTAAAAATTTTAGGGGGGTTTTTATATGAGTAAAAACGATAAGTTTGATAAAGTCCTGAATAAATCCGACGTCTTTGTACTTGCATTTGGAGCGATGATTGGTTGGGGATGGGTTGTTTTATCAGGGGAATGGATACAAACAGCCGGAACTCTTGGTGCTATCTTAGCATTTATTGTAGGTGGCATAATGGTATTATTTGTGGGGCAAGCATATGCAGAACTAACCTCCGCTATGCCTAAGTGCGGTGGAGAGCAAGTCTTTAGTTATCGAGCATTGGGTAGAAATGCATCTTTTATCTGTACTTGGGCTATCATATTAGGATACATATCTGTAATAGCTTTTGAAACAGTGGCACTTCCAACAGTTTTACAATATTTATTTCCAAATTACGTAAAAGGTTATATGTACACTATTGCTGGGTTTGATGTTTATGGTACATGGGTTATGGTTGGTATAATAAGTTCAATTATAATCACTATTATAAATTACTTCGGAGTAAAAACAGCAGCATTTTTACAAGGTTTATGTACTGTATTAATTACACTAATTGGCTTAGCTCTAATTGGTGGATCTTTTGTAAATGGTTCAACTTCAAACATACAACCTCTTTTCAAAGATGGAGTCGGAGGTCTTATGACTGTTGCTGTTATGACGCCTTTCATGTATGTTGGGTTCGATGTAATTCCACAAGCAGCAGAAGAAATGAATATACCATTTAAGAAAATTGGTCAAATATTAATTTTATCAGTTGTAATGGCAGTTATCTGGTATGCCATGATAATACTTGGTGTATCTCTTGCTATGGATCATGCAGAAATCCAAGGATCTGCTCTAGTTACAGCAGATGCTATGGCAAAAGTTTATAATAACAGTTCAATAGCTTCTAAAATATTAATTTTAGGTGGGATTGCTGGTATCATTACTAGTTGGAACTCTTTCTATGTAGGTGGAAGTAGAGCTATTTATTCTATGGCAGCTTGTGGTATGTTGCCACCTTTCTTAGCAAAATTGCATCCTAAATATAAAACACCTTGCAATGCAATAATATTAATTGGTGTTCTAACTTCCTTATCTCCATTCTTGGGAAGAAATATGCTTACTTGGTTATCTAATGCAGGTGGTTGCAGTATAGTAATATCTTACTCTATGGTTTGTTTATCATTCTTAGTATTGAGAAAAAAAGAACCAAATATGCCAAGACCATATAAGGTTAAAAAAGTTAGGTTTGTTGGTTTCGTGTCTATATGTATGTGTCTATTCTTAGGAAGCATGTATTTACCAGGTGCTCCAGCTGCTTTATCTTGGCCTTATGAAGGTGGCATAATTCTTGGTTGGGCTGCTTTAGGGTTAATATTCTATATCTGGGCTGCTCTTAGTGGCATCGAGGCCAGAGAACCTAGATATAATTAATATAACATAAACAAAAAATTACTGGGATGTATATTCCAGTAATTTTTTGTTTATGTTATAAATAATTGATTATTTTTAAATCATATTTAATAATCTTATTATGGTCTTTTTATTCCTAAGAAACATATAAAGCCTATTATTATTGCACTTATCATTAATATAAAAGTAGTTAAATATGAACCACTTGAATCATATGAATATCCTGCTATAGTTCCTCCAAAAGAAGCAACTATCAAACTTAAATTAACTATTGGAAAATTTATTGGATAATATGTTCGCCCATAAAATGAATTTACAAAAGCAGAACTTGTTGTAGGTATGCCTCCATAAGAAAA
Proteins encoded:
- a CDS encoding PIG-L family deacetylase; the encoded protein is MMIKNKMKLAIGIVVLLMLPLFITGFENEESYGDTKFKDNVVFYAQHQDDETLWASAAIIEAINEVGADHVYVVQVSYGTGIKIFGKEKMFDKMSQMEKYEYREREFLAAVNALGVKRENVVLLPRTNKTGTTSFEQMEQIALKFEKELKSVTHVAHTYKLDWHLQHLKNGAVIQSLYNSGNIKDVKYFVKPEYKKDIPESERIFYKAVKKEDKEKIRKACEQYKLVDENQKREGIGYKSDHRSFENLMRSYESILHTPSV
- a CDS encoding HAMP domain-containing sensor histidine kinase; the protein is MAIKLKNYAKNLGANNSSVKIYSLFFMFLSLSIFVETVGFISRDPSFPDYFTSVIYHDSWFPYTFVRQFILFGSSDYYYDSIYMFWAYTSVCIVSFILAFMSFCFYKKNIKTTTFFDSFIKYLNNKLPLELVLLLVFISIQIARYGMYRQLYMYDKFLFYDIAALYIIYFAINYVIYNKGNLSNKLYTSPFIKILINKHNRKSLNKKLAYAFCFELILQCILLFILFATFDYNFMLIFIFYIFVTLVSYIFIFKLIYKKFDYIEYISKEVEYIKNGNIDCKLQIRGNDKIALLAENINNMNEGLTKAVDNAIKSEKMKTELITNVSHDLKTPLTSIINYVDMLKGDIVDDDTKKSYLSILDKKSKRLKILVEEIFEAAKLSSGEMEFNIEKTDIKELLIQSIVELEDKIKESRLDFIVDTPDKPIFTMVDGKRTFRAFDNLITNITKYSTPNTRVYIDLFVENNTISIVFKNISNYRLNLSPDEFLERFKRGDSSRNTEGSGLGLSITQSILNTQNGTMDLDIDGDLFKVILQFETC
- a CDS encoding response regulator transcription factor, which produces MNKNILVVDDEKEIVDAIEFYLKPEGYNILKAYDGLQALEMIIENDVKLIIMDVMMPNMDGLKTTMKIREDKNIPIILLSAKSEDMDKILGLNMGADDYMTKPFNPLELTARVRSHLRRYINLGHIPNINLSPNIENKMMILRSGGLELNQETKSVTLDGDEVKITPIEYKILELLLSNQGRVFSSHELYERVWEEDAYNCEKTVAVHIRRIRQKIEIDSKNPKYLKVVWGIGYKIEKIK
- a CDS encoding PIG-L family deacetylase — encoded protein: MTKNTIKFAISIVALSIITLFITGFENEENYGNTKFKDNVVFYSQHQDDETLWASAAIIEAINEVGADHVYVVQVSYGTGIKIFDKENMFDNMDQMERYKYREREFLAAVKELGVKRENVVLLPRLNNTGSTSFELMEQTALKFENELKSVTHVAHTYKLDWHLQHLKNGAVIQSLYNAKKIKDVKYFVKPEYKDEIPKSERIFYKAIKKEDKEKIRKACEQYKIVDKDKKREGIGYKSDNKSFERLMDNYDSILHTPSV
- a CDS encoding APC family permease, producing MSKNDKFDKVLNKSDVFVLAFGAMIGWGWVVLSGEWIQTAGTLGAILAFIVGGIMVLFVGQAYAELTSAMPKCGGEQVFSYRALGRNASFICTWAIILGYISVIAFETVALPTVLQYLFPNYVKGYMYTIAGFDVYGTWVMVGIISSIIITIINYFGVKTAAFLQGLCTVLITLIGLALIGGSFVNGSTSNIQPLFKDGVGGLMTVAVMTPFMYVGFDVIPQAAEEMNIPFKKIGQILILSVVMAVIWYAMIILGVSLAMDHAEIQGSALVTADAMAKVYNNSSIASKILILGGIAGIITSWNSFYVGGSRAIYSMAACGMLPPFLAKLHPKYKTPCNAIILIGVLTSLSPFLGRNMLTWLSNAGGCSIVISYSMVCLSFLVLRKKEPNMPRPYKVKKVRFVGFVSICMCLFLGSMYLPGAPAALSWPYEGGIILGWAALGLIFYIWAALSGIEAREPRYN
- a CDS encoding response regulator transcription factor; amino-acid sequence: MNENILVVDDEKEIVDAIEFYLKPEGYNVIKAYDGLQALEMIIENDIKLIIMDVMMPNMDGLKTTMKIREDKNIPIILLSAKSEDMDKILGLNMGADDYITKPFNPLELTARVRSHLRRYINFGNISDASLSSTVEDKIIILKSGGLELNQETKAVTLDGDSIKITPIEYKILELLLSNQGRVFSSHELYERVWEEEAYNCEKTVAVHIRRIRQKIEIDSKNPKYLKVVWGIGYKIEKLR
- the murI gene encoding glutamate racemase: MNNKDKAIGVFDSGLGGVSVLKELVKTMPNEKFLYYGDSANAPYGIKTKEEITERCVDIIEFFLSKGVKAIVIACNTATSAAANILREKYSDLPIIGMEPALKVAADGKVNNTIVVMATPLTLKETKFNDLMAKYSDDNTVIKMPCPELVNIVENDLLDNEEVVENQLKTYYKDLNMSKINSVVLGCTHFVFYRDYMEKILNHNINIIDGNLGTTNHLKEVLREKDELRDDNEEGRVTIYNSSNDERFIKLSEKLLNI
- the pepT gene encoding peptidase T, which translates into the protein MMENLINRFIKYTKIYTTSDEDSATTPSTERQKNLGKILVEDLKKIGVENAYMDDNGYVYGFISSNTDKMCNTIGFISHMDTAPAACGENVKPQIHPNYNGEDLILNKEKNIVLSMKEFPYLKDQIGKTLITSDGTTLLGADDKAGIAEIIEAIKYIIEHKEIEHGPIAIGFTPDEEVGRGADLFDVKKFNAHFAYTIDGGHLGELEYENFNAAGAIVNITGKSVHPGSAKDVLINAITVAMEFHSLIPEDEVPEKTDGYDGFYMITDFKGGIESATLKYIIRDFDLGNFQRRKDLLKNIGGRISEKYKKEVIKVEVKDEYYNMKKVIEPVMHVVELAKKSMIEAGITPKIVPIRGGTDGAKLSYMGLPTPNIFTGGVNFHGIYEYISGEDMVKAKETIINIIKNDAIGYEEIK
- a CDS encoding HAMP domain-containing sensor histidine kinase, with the translated sequence MAIKLKKLNKDFGSVNPYIKVSSILLMILFISLFFNTILFIFRDNFYLFKSIINNYGWYDSTGVRRFILFGPDIYYMDNRVVALAISAICIVSLIATFISFKLYKKNIKTKTFFSKYITFLYEKLTIEVPLLFVIISTFLSVNNTERQIYVYDSFVIYDAICFLFLLFLINYIIYNKNNLLNKAYLSPFIKALFNKNYKKTINRKLAYSLCLGLLVETIFLIIIFNPISGGFIYSYKFVLFIDLVTFVLCIYLFRITCEKFDYVDYISKEVESIKEGSLDYKLNIKGNDQIATLANNINNMSEGLGKAVDNAIKSEKMKTELIANVSHDLKTPLTSIINYVDMLKSENIDDDTKKAYLSILDKKSKRLKTLVEEIFEAAKLSSGEMEFNIEKTDIKELLIQSVVELDDKIQESRLDFIVETPEKPIFAMIDGKRTFRAFENLIANITKYSAPNSRVYIDLFVENNAISIIFKNMSNYRLNLSPDEFLERFRRGDSSRNTEGSGLGLSITQSIVNTQNGTMDLNIDGDLFKVILQFETCE